In a genomic window of Leishmania infantum JPCM5 genome chromosome 3:
- a CDS encoding putative DNA repair helicase, producing the protein MLLNSVLSYLFDPVEDAKDVDGTESASGSSVVAEPPAAMATASAHESERAAPSHSPPSPTLEEVLRQRQLEEEMVQVRRERRARVRAQRRQIRQARKLMRFQQQLTNSGDEHDFLLTQDPLAWYAEQLPMMKTGLRGDDLIDLRSASSLSSSSSSSSSSSSASDDDDDAEAQLEMALSTLIPLRKPKVYFASRTHTQLQQLMEDLQRTAFARLPLRPRQRKIEPLESAAGRTAGEVMGANNTDDRVTSSKSLGSPTHACPPAAASPPKPSRQQQPRRLTAVHVAGRPHLCLNAALRRKAGGNNDRLNYYCREAMHFERSKQGRQYRRQKQEHPQHQPPHLTGSPAVRNIEDATGVQQQLEDDKGCVYCVESHLRSLMTYLRDEQHRADAATDPADAASGGASASGNGGPHSSVYTMDRLRRLGAELQACPYLATRLLLRGADVAFIPYGYVLDEGQRAVLLGGAATNPATAAEAAALFATPSRSTPATEGGGALQDDAAPHSPPSLGTVLYHRRQRVTATAAFRRRRQQQRGADVNGGDEEEDAIWSTMARSAPPSLCGDIFVFDEAHNIADHCRSASAVTVAPWHLLLARRLFETYLARYASRLLTRNKQRLRELVHFLSKLLGFCERADSAAVLGEGGGGEGDVAPSLSAPSSPLARLPQPSTTTLATATHTRVLPFHAFLFDAGIDSVDVYAFLTFLVDSQLLMKLQGFVSYTLDAELQQEKESVSTATRAMTIASGTDGSAGSTAGMKRQRGSGVGVGVSDARNKAQRQRRLLASLDLPDNHKKIAEDEVAPPRLFLAEYLSQQLQPAGVAMTAAAYAGAAAPPDPVQLRALTAEALQCVERLLCALYVSDTTSTRVLWTPPSLSPVSPARPAGCAARQGALKIIQLEPGMYTFAPLVLEARAVVLAGGTMQPLAFTCGPLLPAQAMIGSDAGVDFGTANKSERGAVEVTVEGIGGSDYAHRIGASLQGGAAPAPGPSAFHLISEGHVVPSSSVQVWALGAGPSGLRMELSQQALGLRSDAASTSNDTGSPRIGVSSIISPHAHRVLAEVGCTLLNLARVLPPAGAICFFTSYDVMDTVVAVLESTGYYAQINDVKRIFKETRNGGGGGGRGTANGADGGGGEAIAELLREYQEWISGEPDNHGAAERAPGPSSTTASSSVCTAAASQQRQKSSRHGAFLFAVMGGRLSEGINFADDLGRAVVVLGMPYANPTDVELQMNLKHIVATRLRTNADADRRGMRGTAGSASTPSPTSSSPFTCAEEWGLYMDSMMRTVNQCIGRCIRHAGDYATIILLDARYTERPDARRRVSAWLQPSMRVAQTFGQCFSGVREFFAERQPKG; encoded by the coding sequence ATGCTGCTGAACAGCGTCCTCTCGTATCTCTTCGATCCTGTTGAAGACGCTAAGGATGTTGACGGAACAGAgagcgcgagcggcagcagcgtagTTGCTGAGCCACCCGCTGCGATGGCGACCGCTTCTGCTCATGAGTCGGAAAGGGCCGCTCCGAGTCATTCCCCGCCCTCACCGACTCTGGAAGAAGTGCTCCGTCAACGACAGCTGGAGGAAGAGATGGTGCAGGTGCGTCgagagcggcgcgcacgcgttcgcgcgcagcggcggcagattCGGCAGGCCCGCAAGCTCATGCGcttccagcagcagctgaccAACAGCGGTGACGAGCACGACTTTCTGCTCACACAAGACCCCCTCGCGTGGTATGCAGAGCAGCTTCCAATGATGAAGACGGGGCTCCGTGGTGACGACCTCATAgacctgcgcagcgcaagCTCACTCTCTTCGTCTTCGTCATCATCATCCTCGTCCTCATCCGCGAGtgatgacgatgacgacgcggAGGCCCAGCTTGAGATGGCGCTCTCAACACTCATTCCACTGCGCAAGCCGAAGGTCTACTTTGCCAgccgcacccacacgcagctgcagcagctgatggaggatctgcagcgcaccgccttTGCCCGGCTACCGCTGcgaccgcggcagcgcaaaATCGAGCCGCTGGAAAGCGCAGCTGGGCGAACTGCGGGAGAGGTGATGGGGGCTAACAACACAGATGACCGTGTTACCTCTTCAAAGTCCTTGGGCTCTCCTACCCATGCGTgtcctccagcggcagcatcaccacCAAAGCCttcgcgacagcagcagccgcgccgtcTCACAGCCGTACACGTGGCTGGCAGACCGCACCTCTGCTTGAACGCAGCCCTGCGTCGCAAGGCTGGCGGCAACAATGACCGCCTGAACTACTACTGCCGTGAGGCCATGCACTTCGAGCGCTCGAAGCAGGGACGGCAGTACCGGCGCCAGAAGCAAGAGCACCCGCAACATCAGCCGCCTCACCTCACCGGCAGCCCTGCCGTACGCAACATCGAAGATGCCACTGGGGTGCAGCAACAGCTGGAGGACGACAAGGGATGCGTGTACTGTGTCGAGTCGCACCTTCGCTCCTTGATGACGTACCTGCGTGACGAACAGCACCGTGCGGATGCGGCCACAGAccccgccgacgccgccagcggcggtgccagtgCTTCCGGCAACGGTGGCCCGCACTCTTCAGTCTACACCATGGACCGCCTTCGGCGACTGggggcggagctgcaggcgtgCCCGTACCTCGccacgcgcctcctcctccgggGAGCCGACGTGGCATTTATCCCGTACGGCTACGTCCTCGACGAGGGCCAGCGAGCGGTGCTtctcggcggcgcagcaacgaacccggcgacggcagcagaggcggcggcgctctttGCGACGCCCAGTCGATCCACCCCGGCGACTgagggtggcggcgcctTGCAAGACGATGCCGCACCGCATAGCCCCCCGTCCCTCGGCACCGTTCTCTATCATCGGCGCCAGCGTGTcacggccacggcggccttcaggcggcgacggcagcagcagcgtggtGCCGATGTGAACGGGggcgacgaagaggaggatgcgATATGGAGTAcgatggcgcgcagcgcaccgccttCCCTTTGCGGGGACATCTTCGTATTCGACGAGGCGCACAACATCGCCGATCACTGCCGCTcggccagcgccgtcaccgtcgccccATGGCATCTCCTGCTTGCTCGACGGCTCTTCGAGACGTACCTGGCGCGTTACGCGTCGCGACTGCTGACGCGTAACAagcagcggcttcgcgaGCTGGTCCATTTTCTTAGCAAGCTGTTGGGCTTCTGCGAGCGCGCAGACTCTGCTGCCGTCCTcggggagggtgggggcggagaaggcgacgTCGCACCATCGCTCTCAGCGCCGTCATCACCACTCGCGCGACTCCCCCAGccatcgacgacgactcTGGCaaccgccacgcacacgcgtgtcCTACCCTTCCACGCATTTCTCTTCGATGCCGGCATCGACAGCGTCGACGTGTACGCGTTCCTGACCTTCCTGGTCGACTCGCAGCTGTTGATGAAGCTGCAGGGGTTCGTCTCCTACACACTGgatgcggagctgcagcaggaaaAAGAGTCGGTctcgacagcgacgagagcGATGACGATCGCCAGCGGCAcggacggcagcgcaggcTCGACGGCTGGCatgaagcggcagcgtggcagcggcgtcggtgtAGGCGTCAGCGATGCGCGCAATaaggcacagcggcagcggcgcctgtTGGCGTCTCTTGACCTTCCCGACAATCACAAGAAGATAGCTGAGGACGAAGTTGCACCTCCCCGCCTCTTTCTCGCGGAATACctctcgcagcagctgcagccggccGGTgtggcgatgacggcggcagcgtacgcaggcgcagccgccCCGCCTGACCCCGTGCAGCTACGCGCGTTGAcggccgaggcgctgcagtgcgtCGAGCGACTTCTCTGTGCACTGTACGTCTCCGACACCACCTCGACGAGGGTGCTGTGGACGCCGCCATCCTTGTCACCAGTGTCACCGGCACGGCCCGCAGGTTGCGCCGCGCGACAGGGGGCACTGAAGATTATACAGCTAGAGCCTGGTATGTACACCTTCGCCCCACTGGTGCTGGAGGCGAGGGCTGTGGTGCTGGCCGGCGGCACAATGCAGCCGCTGGCCTTTACATgtgggccgctgctgcccgcgcAGGCAATGATTGGTAGCGACGCTGGCGTTGATTTTGGCACCGCGAACAAGAGTGAGCGAGGGGCCGTAGAGGTGACTGTTGAAGGaatcggcggcagcgactaCGCTCACCGCATCGGCGCATCGTTGCagggcggtgctgcacccGCGCCTGGCCCGTCTGCCTTTCACCTCATCTCCGAGGGCCACGTCGTGCCATCGTCGTCAGTGCAAGTATGGGCCCTCGGTGCCGGACCAAGCGGACTTCGGATGGAGCTCAGCCAGCAGGCGCTCGGTCTTCGAAGCGATGCCGCAAGTACGTCCAACGACACCGGCTCTCCACGCATCGGTGTCAGCAGCATCATCAGCCCACACGCCCACCGTGTGCTAGCGGAGGTGGGGTGCACGCTGCTAAACCTCGCCCGAGTGCTTCCGCCCGCTGGCGCCATCTGCTTCTTCACGTCGTACGACGTCATGGACACCGTCGTGGCCGTGCTGGAGAGCACTGGCTACTACGCTCAGATCAACGACGTAAAGCGAATCTTCAAGGAGAcgcgcaacggcggcggcggcggagggcgggGCACCGCCAACGGAGCAgacggaggtggcggcgaggcCATCGCAGAGCTTCTGCGCGAGTACCAGGAGTGGATCAGCGGTGAACCTGACAatcacggcgctgctgagcgtgCGCCGGGACCGTCGTCGACTACCGCGTCCTCGTCTGTCTGTACAGCTGCCGCAtcccagcagcggcagaagtCGTCTCGTCACGGTGCCTTCTTGTTCGCCGTCATGGGAGGTCGCCTGTCGGAGGGGATCAACTTCGCCGATGACCTcggccgcgccgtcgtcgtgctTGGCATGCCGTATGCGAACCCCACCGACGTGGAGCTGCAGATGAACCTAAAGCACATTGTCGCGACACGGCTAAGGACGAACGCCGACGCGGATCGTCGCGGTATGCGTGGGACGGCAGGTTCAGCATCCACGCCCTCGCCCACATCCTCGTCTCCGTTCACGTGCGCAGAGGAGTGGGGTTTGTACATGGACAGCATGATGCGCACCGTCAACCAGTGCATCGGCCGCTGCATCCGCCACGCCGGGGACTACGCGACGATCATCCTGCTCGACGCGCGGTACACGGAGCGGCCGGACGCTCGCCGACGCGTCTCTGCGTGGCTGCAGCCGTCCATGCGCGTAGCGCAGACGTTCGGCCAATGCTTCAGCGGTGTCCGCGAGTTCTTcgcggagcggcagccgaAGGGCTGA
- a CDS encoding putative arginine N-methyltransferase gives MPAKRDMRTGAPTQRGASRSANACKVVLTESLLATDAEKHPTSKSLYGDSAARISSNISMIHDHQRLRAYEVIFRNVRGKTLLHLGCGMGLYTMLAARGMAKMVIGVDSSAIVDAARVVAEQNGLKNILFIRGRLCDALHQLPADMKFDYVLCEWMGPLLLNERVLTDALYARDHLLTASGALCPNRASLHVVAVSDYPFRLDTEDFWSNVYGFQMEPMKELVRQEVEMCAIPGSNIVSAPCLAHTVHMDTLEGLTAEETATYEAQASQAAASRDNEEENPVEHRWVPTAVAQRGYKAAFTLSITRNATVHYLTFYLDAAFTSKTNPGANFVLAVRPGGENNWTEVSVGLREPLPVNAGEKIQGTLRIHTPADKGGKITVVEVTAKTAGQVAAIETSGTYYYQSY, from the coding sequence ATGCCGGCTAAGAGGGACATGCGCACGGGCGCGCCtacgcagcgcggcgcgTCGCGCTCAGCGAACGCGTGCAAGGTCGTGCTGACGGAGTCGCTGCTCGCCACGGATGCGGAGAAGCACCCGACATCGAAGAGCCTGTACGGCGACTCCGCCGCGCGCATCTCTAGTAATATCAGCATGATCCACGACcaccagcggctgcgcgcctaCGAGGTCATCTTCCGCAACGTGCGCGGCAAGACACTTCTGCATCTTGGCTGCGGCATGGGGCTGTACACAATGCTGGCAGCGCGCGGCATGGCGAAGATGGTGATCGGCGTCGACAGCTCCGCCATCGTGGACGCGGCGCGCGTCGTAGCTGAGCAAAATGGTCTGAAGAACATTCTGTTTATCCGCGGCCGTCTgtgcgacgcgctgcaccagctgcCGGCCGACATGAAGTTCGACTACGTGCTCTGTGAGTGGATGGGGCCGTTGCTGCTCAACGAGCGAGTCCTGACGGACGCCCTCTACGCCCGCGACCACCTTCTCACGGCGTCGGGGGCGCTCTGCCCTAACCGCGCCTCCCTGCACGTGGTCGCCGTGTCGGACTACCCATTCCGCCTGGACACGGAGGACTTCTGGAGCAACGTGTACGGGTTCCAGATGGAGCCGATGAAGGAGCTCGTGCGgcaggaggtggagatgTGCGCTATCCCCGGCAGCAACATTGTGTCGGCGCCGTGCCTGGCGCACACTGTGCACATGGACACCTTGGAGGGCTTgacggcggaggagacggcgaccTACGAGGCGCAGGCGAGCCAGGCCGCGGCGAGCCGCGACAACGAAGAGGAGAACCCCGTCGAGCACCGCTGGGTGCCGactgcggtggcgcagagAGGGTACAAGGCCGCCTTCACGCTGAGCATTACTCGCAACGCGACGGTTCACTACCTCACCTTCTACCTGGACGCCGCCTTCACGAGCAAGACGAACCCCGGCGCCAATTTTGTGCTGGCGGTTCGCCCCGGCGGCGAAAACAACTGGACGGAGGTCAGCGTCGGCCTGCGTGAGCCCCTGCCGGTGAATGCGGGGGAGAAGATCCAGGGCACGTTGCGCATCCACACCCCGGCGGACAAGGGTGGCAAGATCACGGTAGTGGAGGTGACAGCGAAGACGGCAGggcaggtggcggcgatCGAGACTTCGGGCACATACTACTACCAGTCCTACTAA
- a CDS encoding kinase-like protein, whose translation MISHVPRPHIHQRISVEDIMKGNRRALAKAITLAESSNPADSIRLGNLLREVHQMATLRTVPRFALSGSPGSGKSSLLDTLGYYLCEKKSMRVGVLAVDPSSTITHGSILGDKTRMEKLGTHLNSYIRPSPSGGHLGGVTSRAWEVLEIFEAASFDVVFVETVGVGQSETQCKDLTDMMILLVPPASGDELQGIKKGVVEVADMVVVTKNDGRRKPLVQQTTSAYARAVMYTEKKQGFEKPVIAVSAEEGTNVPELWEAMMQMWNTRLESGQVAHLRRAQSTKHFYNYFEMELLAKARRMANLEMQNMAHRVWEHEMTPREAGDIMVLRTLREHLAAEAAVQHGAGTMA comes from the coding sequence ATGATAAGCCATGTCCCTCGCCCACACATCCACCAGCGGATCTCGGTGGAGGACATCATGAAGGGCAACCGCCGCGCCCTGGCCAAGGCCATCACCCTTGCCGAGAGCTCCAACCCTGCCGACTCCATTCGCCTGGGCAACCTGCTCCGCGAGGTTCACCAgatggcgacgctgcgcaccgtgccGCGCTTCGCGCTCTCTGGCAGCCCCGGTTCCGGTAAGTCAAGCCTCCTGGACACACTCGGATACTACCTGtgcgagaagaagagcatGCGCGTTGGCGTTCTGGCTGTCGACCCATCCTCTACCATCACGCACGGCAGCATCCTCGGTGACAAGACCCGCATGGAGAAGCTTGGCACGCACCTGAACTCGTACATCCGTCCATCGCCATCCGGTGGGCACCTCGGCGGCGTCACCTCGCGTGCATGggaggtgctggagatcTTCGAGGCCGCGAGCTTCGACGTCGTCTTTGTCGAGACCGTCGGCGTTGGCCAGAGCGAGACACAGTGCAAGGACCTCACGGATATGATGATCCTCCTCGTGCCGCCCGCCAGCGGGGATGAGCTTCAGGGCATCAAGAAAGGCGTCGTCGAGGTGGCGGACATGGTCGTTGTCACGAAAAACGATGGCAGACGCAAGCCCCTGGTGCAGCAGACCACGTCCGCCTACGCCCGCGCCGTCATGTACACGGAGAAAAAGCAGGGCTTCGAGAAGCCGGTcatcgccgtctccgccGAGGAAGGGACGAACGTGCCGGAGCTGTGGGAGGCGATGATGCAGATGTGGAACACACGCCTCGAGAGCGGCCAGGTCGCtcacctgcgccgcgcccAATCGACGAAGCACTTCTACAACTACTTCGAGATGGAGCTTCTGGCGAAGGCGCGGCGGATGGCGAACCTGGAGATGCAGAACATGGCGCACCGCGTCTGGGAACACGAGATGACACCGCGCGAGGCGGGCGACATCATGGTGCTGCGCACGTTGCGGGAGCACTtggcagcggaagcggccGTGCAGCATGGCGCTGGAACAATGGCGTGA